The following proteins come from a genomic window of Heyndrickxia acidicola:
- a CDS encoding CD3324 family protein: MKYVKATSVLPESLISEIQKYVQGETIYIPKQSTSREKWGSKSGTRRFLKSRNATIKNAYSDGTALTELADKYCLSVETIKKIVYSKH, encoded by the coding sequence ATGAAATATGTAAAAGCAACTTCTGTTTTACCTGAGTCGCTTATTTCTGAAATACAAAAATATGTTCAGGGAGAAACCATTTATATTCCAAAGCAGTCGACCTCACGCGAAAAATGGGGGAGCAAGTCAGGAACAAGAAGATTTTTAAAATCCCGGAACGCCACAATTAAAAACGCTTATTCAGATGGAACAGCATTAACTGAATTGGCAGACAAATACTGCCTTTCTGTTGAAACCATCAAAAAGATTGTCTATTCAAAGCACTGA
- a CDS encoding ammonium transporter, which translates to MLIHLNAVWVVIAAAMVLFMEGGFSLLESGFVRTKNAVNVTMKIFVDLTVGTLSFWIIGFGLMFGKDAFGLIGTTLFGNPSHIALSIPLPSAAYVLFQIGFAVACISIVSGAVAERMNFNAYILTAALICIVLYPVTGHWIWNQSGWLAKLGMKDFAGSAAIHAVGGFAAFSMAKYLGPRKGRFNSDGSTNVFAPSNIPLASAGAFILWFGWFAFNAGSTLDASNNALASIALNTMLAGASGGTAALFLTIKKFGKADPSMTINGVLAGLVAITAGCAYVSQWSAILIGIISGVIVIFATLLVDFLKVDDPVGAVAVHGFNGVFGTIAVGLFDHSQGFLTTGNASLLGVQVLGAAVVMVWGLMGGTLMAKICEKTVGLRVSSHEEEEGLDMSYHGIPAYNELERFTDLPTSLYNFEETTGITIASPVEKGISREIV; encoded by the coding sequence ATGCTTATCCATTTAAATGCAGTATGGGTCGTAATTGCTGCTGCAATGGTTTTATTCATGGAAGGCGGATTTAGCTTACTGGAGTCAGGCTTTGTCCGTACAAAAAATGCCGTCAATGTCACCATGAAAATTTTTGTAGATTTAACGGTCGGAACACTTTCTTTCTGGATTATAGGTTTTGGCCTCATGTTCGGAAAGGATGCCTTCGGACTTATTGGTACGACTCTATTTGGAAATCCATCACATATTGCCCTCTCTATTCCTTTGCCTAGTGCGGCATATGTTCTCTTTCAAATAGGGTTTGCTGTTGCTTGTATTTCAATCGTTTCCGGAGCAGTGGCGGAGCGGATGAATTTTAACGCTTATATATTAACAGCGGCATTAATTTGTATTGTGCTATACCCAGTTACAGGTCATTGGATTTGGAACCAAAGCGGCTGGCTTGCGAAATTGGGTATGAAGGATTTTGCCGGTTCTGCTGCCATTCACGCAGTAGGTGGATTTGCAGCCTTTTCAATGGCAAAATACCTTGGCCCGAGAAAAGGGAGGTTTAATTCAGACGGGAGCACTAATGTCTTTGCCCCGAGCAATATTCCACTAGCTTCGGCTGGAGCCTTTATTTTGTGGTTCGGCTGGTTTGCTTTTAATGCTGGAAGTACGTTGGACGCTTCGAACAATGCCCTTGCTTCCATCGCTTTGAATACAATGCTTGCAGGTGCAAGTGGAGGAACAGCAGCATTGTTCCTGACTATTAAAAAATTTGGGAAAGCAGATCCTAGTATGACCATTAACGGCGTGTTGGCCGGATTGGTAGCCATTACAGCAGGCTGCGCATATGTATCTCAGTGGAGTGCCATTTTAATTGGAATAATCAGCGGTGTTATTGTTATTTTTGCTACGTTATTGGTTGACTTCTTAAAGGTAGACGATCCAGTTGGTGCGGTGGCTGTTCATGGGTTCAATGGAGTCTTTGGAACGATTGCAGTAGGATTGTTCGACCATTCCCAAGGCTTTTTGACTACTGGAAATGCTTCATTGCTTGGAGTTCAGGTTTTAGGAGCAGCTGTGGTAATGGTTTGGGGACTTATGGGCGGAACGCTTATGGCCAAAATATGTGAAAAAACAGTCGGTCTCCGGGTTAGCAGCCATGAGGAAGAGGAAGGATTGGATATGTCCTATCATGGAATACCTGCTTATAATGAACTCGAGCGTTTTACAGACTTGCCGACAAGCCTTTATAATTTTGAAGAAACAACAGGTATTACGATTGCATCGCCTGTAGAAAAAGGGATCTCAAGAGAGATCGTGTAA
- a CDS encoding P-II family nitrogen regulator, with protein sequence MKKIEAIIRPERLTETIKGLKSIGITGFTVSQAVGRGRQKDTQGVYRGKNYKITLHPKVKLEIVLSDYMVDPTIKAIIESAKTGDDGDGKIYVYPILEAYNIKTGKPDFDIDDLVEKEG encoded by the coding sequence TTGAAAAAAATTGAAGCGATTATTAGACCTGAACGGCTGACTGAGACAATTAAAGGCTTAAAGAGCATTGGAATTACAGGTTTTACTGTTTCTCAAGCAGTAGGCAGAGGAAGGCAAAAAGACACTCAAGGTGTTTATCGAGGGAAAAATTATAAAATTACATTACATCCAAAGGTGAAATTAGAAATCGTCCTTTCTGATTATATGGTAGACCCGACCATCAAAGCGATTATTGAGTCGGCGAAGACTGGCGATGATGGAGACGGTAAAATTTACGTTTATCCAATATTGGAAGCCTATAATATAAAAACAGGCAAGCCGGATTTTGATATTGATGATTTAGTGGAAAAGGAGGGATAA